The following proteins come from a genomic window of Pyxidicoccus sp. MSG2:
- a CDS encoding DNA internalization-related competence protein ComEC/Rec2, whose protein sequence is MDRHAWRDLGTRPLFFPALSLTLGALCAPATLLEPLPFLVCAVLLGALGLALARLPGAHLAVLGALWAAGAGLACWEARVEVPAGLTAGGPVVLEGEAERVERFDGASRVRLAVARAGAPDGPLEPTRFRVSLSLRGAPVALLPGQRVRVETRLAPEVPPGNPGEKDFGVARRRQGVAFTGGADAGRVLVLSPAPGWRSALEETRARLAVAVHAVAPSKDAAALFLTLAAGQRAELDDAWEEAFSRAGLAHVLSVSGLHVAALALMTLALLRRGLVRAGARWRKLDARRVAAPAAVPFVWAYVLFTGNQPPAVRSAVMATVVLLGLALWRRADGLNGLAAAAVVLVAWAPSSVMDLSLRLSFLAVLGLVLLSPPLREALPLAPPDPKEPRRVRRWWGQAREAVAQTLSASAAATLAGLPVVAAAFGRVSLAGLVSNIVALPLCGLLTGLAAGGAALFVVAPVLATPVLWAGAWASELLLAITCLFAAAPLATVEVPALGGLAATLYAAGLLTWSLGTGRWRLGGWLAPVALAGTMLAPGLLPEPGLRVTFLSVGQGDAVVLSSRGHHALVDGGGVPGGMDTGARFVVPYLKQAGISRLDLAVLSHPHPDHALGLASALTQVPTERLWMPAGDGDGPLSRQVVAAARDARVEEVEAGHPSLRLGEATVEVLGPPGPLERELLEGVNDRSVVLRVRHGAVTVLLAGDVEEDGEAALLEQVGEVTVMKAPHHGSRTSSTKALLAKARPRHVVFCVGRRNRYGFPHPEVEARYQAMGSECWRTDLDGAVTVESDGQDVRLLSYLPREPPPEEARVAVGEEHQHPSSDDFRGPGSPAADRRAEADARPR, encoded by the coding sequence GTGGATCGTCATGCGTGGCGCGACCTGGGGACGCGTCCTCTCTTCTTTCCCGCGCTAAGCCTCACGCTCGGCGCCCTCTGCGCACCAGCAACACTGCTGGAGCCGCTGCCATTTCTGGTTTGCGCGGTTTTGCTGGGAGCGCTCGGACTGGCGCTCGCTCGGCTGCCTGGTGCCCACCTCGCGGTGCTCGGGGCACTGTGGGCCGCGGGAGCGGGCCTCGCCTGCTGGGAGGCGCGGGTGGAGGTGCCGGCGGGCCTCACGGCCGGAGGCCCGGTGGTGCTGGAGGGCGAGGCGGAGCGCGTGGAGCGCTTCGACGGAGCCAGCCGGGTGCGCCTGGCGGTGGCTCGCGCCGGGGCTCCCGACGGGCCGCTGGAGCCGACGCGCTTCCGGGTGAGCCTGTCGCTGCGCGGTGCGCCCGTGGCCCTGCTGCCGGGGCAGCGCGTGCGGGTGGAGACGCGGCTCGCGCCGGAGGTGCCGCCCGGCAATCCGGGGGAGAAGGACTTCGGCGTCGCGCGGCGGCGGCAGGGTGTGGCCTTCACCGGTGGGGCGGACGCGGGGCGCGTGCTGGTGCTGTCCCCTGCCCCGGGCTGGCGGAGCGCGCTGGAGGAGACTCGCGCGCGGCTGGCGGTGGCGGTGCATGCGGTGGCGCCGTCGAAGGACGCGGCGGCGCTGTTCCTCACGCTGGCTGCCGGACAGCGCGCGGAACTGGATGACGCGTGGGAGGAGGCGTTCTCCCGCGCGGGACTGGCGCACGTGCTGAGCGTCAGCGGGCTGCACGTGGCGGCGCTCGCGTTGATGACACTGGCGTTGCTGCGACGCGGGCTGGTGCGTGCCGGAGCCCGGTGGCGGAAGCTGGACGCGCGGCGGGTGGCGGCACCCGCCGCGGTGCCCTTCGTCTGGGCCTATGTGCTCTTCACCGGCAACCAGCCGCCCGCGGTGCGCTCCGCGGTGATGGCCACGGTGGTGCTGCTGGGGCTGGCCCTGTGGCGGCGCGCGGATGGGCTCAACGGGCTGGCCGCCGCGGCGGTGGTGCTGGTGGCGTGGGCGCCCTCCAGCGTGATGGATTTGTCGCTGCGACTCTCGTTCCTCGCGGTGCTGGGACTGGTGCTGCTGTCACCTCCGCTGCGCGAGGCCCTGCCCCTAGCCCCACCGGACCCGAAAGAGCCCCGCCGGGTGCGACGGTGGTGGGGGCAGGCGCGCGAGGCGGTGGCGCAGACCTTGAGCGCGAGCGCCGCCGCCACGCTGGCGGGACTGCCCGTGGTGGCCGCGGCCTTCGGGCGCGTGAGCCTGGCGGGGCTCGTGTCCAACATCGTCGCCCTGCCCCTCTGTGGGCTGCTCACGGGCCTGGCCGCGGGAGGGGCCGCGCTCTTCGTGGTGGCGCCCGTGCTCGCCACGCCGGTGCTGTGGGCCGGCGCATGGGCGTCCGAATTGCTGCTGGCCATCACCTGCCTCTTCGCCGCGGCGCCCCTGGCCACGGTGGAAGTGCCCGCGCTGGGCGGACTGGCGGCGACGCTGTACGCGGCGGGACTGCTGACGTGGTCGCTCGGCACGGGGCGGTGGCGGCTGGGCGGGTGGCTGGCGCCCGTGGCGCTCGCTGGGACGATGCTGGCACCGGGGCTGCTGCCGGAGCCGGGCCTGCGCGTCACCTTCCTCTCGGTGGGCCAGGGCGACGCGGTGGTGCTCAGCTCGCGGGGACACCATGCGCTGGTGGACGGAGGCGGCGTGCCCGGGGGCATGGACACCGGCGCGCGCTTCGTCGTGCCCTACCTCAAACAGGCGGGCATCTCCCGGTTGGACCTCGCGGTGCTGTCGCATCCGCACCCGGACCATGCGCTGGGCCTGGCCTCGGCGCTGACGCAGGTGCCCACCGAGAGGCTGTGGATGCCCGCGGGAGACGGAGACGGGCCGCTGTCGCGGCAGGTGGTGGCCGCGGCGCGCGATGCACGCGTCGAGGAGGTGGAGGCCGGCCACCCATCGCTGCGCCTGGGCGAGGCGACGGTGGAGGTGCTGGGGCCTCCCGGTCCCCTGGAGCGCGAGTTGCTGGAGGGCGTGAATGACCGGAGCGTGGTGCTGCGGGTGCGGCATGGTGCCGTCACCGTGCTGCTCGCGGGTGACGTGGAGGAGGACGGTGAGGCCGCACTGCTCGAGCAGGTCGGCGAGGTGACGGTGATGAAGGCACCGCACCATGGCTCGCGGACCTCGTCCACGAAGGCCCTGCTCGCGAAGGCGCGGCCCCGGCATGTCGTCTTCTGCGTGGGACGGCGAAACCGCTACGGCTTCCCCCACCCGGAGGTGGAGGCGCGCTACCAGGCCATGGGAAGTGAGTGCTGGCGGACAGACCTGGACGGAGCCGTCACCGTGGAGAGTGATGGGCAGGACGTCCGGCTGCTCTCCTATCTGCCGCGCGAGCCTCCGCCGGAGGAGGCCCGGGTTGCCGTCGGGGAGGAGCATCAACACCCTTCGAGCGATGATTTCAGAGGACCTGGATCTCCAGCAGCTGACCGCCGAGCTGAAGCAGACGCTCGGCCCCGGTGA
- a CDS encoding CarD family transcriptional regulator, with amino-acid sequence MQTSFKTGDKAVYPGQGVGEVMGIEHTEVAGQRQSFYVLRILENGMRIMIPINKVGSVGLREIISEEDVKQVYSILKEKDISVDSTTWNRRYREYMEKIKTGSVFEIAEVLRDLYLLKGDKDLSFGERKMLDTARSLLIKELSLAKDCSEEEIESDLKKIFNLA; translated from the coding sequence GTGCAGACCAGCTTCAAGACTGGTGACAAGGCGGTTTATCCGGGCCAGGGCGTCGGTGAGGTCATGGGTATCGAGCACACCGAGGTGGCCGGGCAGCGCCAGTCCTTCTACGTGCTGCGCATCCTCGAGAACGGGATGCGGATCATGATCCCGATCAACAAGGTCGGGTCGGTCGGCCTCCGGGAGATCATCAGCGAGGAGGACGTCAAGCAGGTCTACTCCATCCTCAAGGAGAAGGACATCTCGGTCGACTCCACGACGTGGAACCGTCGCTACCGGGAGTACATGGAGAAGATCAAGACGGGCTCCGTCTTCGAGATCGCCGAAGTGCTGCGCGACCTCTACCTCCTGAAGGGTGACAAGGACCTGTCCTTCGGCGAGCGGAAGATGCTCGACACGGCGCGCTCGCTGCTCATCAAGGAGCTGTCGCTGGCCAAGGACTGCTCCGAGGAAGAGATCGAGTCGGACCTGAAGAAGATCTTCAACCTCGCCTGA
- a CDS encoding FHA domain-containing protein — MAPPNPKRPPRPPRPPGTQAPKDSDVELPFDDDEVDPLRADDPRPQRVPQFPAGSRRSRRQGSGRESNDRELAPRFDWAHEYSDPGHPPAFLYVERGPGVGQLVPVKQGPLVMGRSSSSELRLQHPSISRRHAQLTRRADRFFLKDLSSQNGTFLNRNRVTAEAEVMPGDEISMGNALLRLRGPGGTPALGVPIVTATNTLPDGGKKGLGTLGIALIAAAVGSAVAALVTVIAVNFGGSDADIPPAPGGRANPSTSVTQLASMEARPEATGTEFQAKRGSDAHAGAPMAGPSVEASGAQAPASGEALGNAAAEALAAPGEAPRTPASGAVEAAPGEAPRTTASGEEEAAAHPVAADSPASAEARTPAVRIEVSPGPSAMDVARGVAKLERSETGPSAHDVAAGDAKGRAGTVSPAEAAVLKRYAAGEVSAARERARAAKLNALYSQLARFEYAEAESRKAQQQRDLSGAITHLTTAVTVDEALTSGRSRHGPQLRKRLADLHVQSGTEHGKAGRVDQARAAFEQALKYDANHREARELLARLSAAADP, encoded by the coding sequence ATGGCTCCACCCAATCCCAAGCGCCCGCCCCGCCCTCCCCGCCCGCCGGGTACGCAGGCGCCGAAGGACTCCGACGTGGAGCTGCCCTTCGATGATGACGAAGTCGACCCCCTGAGGGCTGACGACCCGCGCCCGCAGCGCGTGCCCCAGTTCCCCGCCGGCTCGCGCCGCAGCCGCCGCCAGGGCAGCGGGCGCGAGAGCAATGACCGGGAGCTGGCCCCACGGTTCGACTGGGCGCACGAGTACTCGGACCCCGGCCATCCGCCCGCCTTCCTGTACGTCGAGCGGGGGCCCGGCGTCGGGCAGCTCGTGCCCGTGAAGCAGGGCCCGCTGGTGATGGGTCGCTCGTCCTCGTCGGAGCTGCGCCTGCAACACCCGTCCATCAGCCGGCGCCATGCGCAGCTCACCCGGCGGGCGGACCGCTTCTTCCTGAAGGACCTGAGCAGCCAGAACGGCACCTTCCTCAACCGGAACAGAGTCACCGCCGAGGCGGAAGTGATGCCGGGTGACGAGATTTCCATGGGCAACGCGCTGCTGCGGCTGCGCGGCCCGGGCGGCACGCCCGCCCTGGGCGTTCCCATCGTCACCGCCACCAACACCCTCCCGGACGGAGGGAAGAAGGGGCTCGGAACGCTCGGCATCGCGCTCATCGCGGCGGCCGTGGGCTCGGCCGTGGCGGCGCTCGTCACCGTCATCGCGGTGAACTTCGGAGGCAGCGACGCGGACATCCCCCCCGCGCCCGGAGGCCGCGCGAATCCCTCGACGTCCGTCACGCAACTGGCCTCCATGGAGGCACGGCCGGAGGCCACGGGCACGGAGTTCCAGGCGAAGCGCGGCTCGGACGCCCATGCCGGAGCCCCGATGGCGGGACCGTCCGTCGAGGCGTCCGGAGCGCAGGCTCCAGCGTCCGGCGAGGCACTCGGAAACGCCGCGGCCGAAGCCCTGGCGGCGCCCGGCGAGGCACCTCGAACCCCTGCGTCCGGGGCCGTGGAAGCGGCACCTGGCGAGGCACCTCGAACCACTGCGTCCGGGGAGGAGGAAGCGGCAGCGCATCCCGTGGCCGCCGACAGTCCGGCGAGCGCCGAGGCCCGGACGCCCGCGGTGCGCATCGAGGTGTCCCCCGGTCCCAGCGCCATGGACGTGGCGCGCGGGGTGGCGAAGCTGGAGCGCTCCGAGACGGGCCCCTCCGCCCACGACGTGGCGGCGGGAGACGCGAAGGGACGTGCTGGCACGGTCTCCCCGGCGGAAGCGGCCGTGCTGAAGCGCTACGCGGCCGGCGAGGTGTCCGCGGCGCGCGAGCGGGCCAGGGCGGCGAAGCTCAACGCCCTGTATTCCCAGCTCGCGCGCTTCGAGTACGCCGAGGCCGAGTCCCGCAAGGCGCAGCAGCAGCGGGATTTGTCGGGCGCCATCACCCATCTCACCACCGCGGTGACGGTGGACGAGGCGCTCACATCGGGCCGGAGCCGGCACGGCCCGCAGCTGCGCAAGCGGCTGGCGGACCTGCACGTGCAGTCGGGCACCGAGCATGGAAAAGCGGGCCGCGTGGACCAGGCGCGCGCCGCCTTCGAGCAGGCGCTGAAGTACGACGCCAACCACCGCGAGGCCCGCGAGTTGCTCGCGCGGCTCAGCGCCGCCGCAGACCCTTGA